One Peptostreptococcus equinus genomic window carries:
- a CDS encoding EFR1 family ferrodoxin (N-terminal region resembles flavodoxins. C-terminal ferrodoxin region binds two 4Fe-4S clusters.): MILYFSATGNCKYVAERIAAAFDDTAVSIEKADTHISLSENEMLGFVTPVNWWELPVLTREFMQNLTINDANVPYSYIVTTYGTTPGCTFADAKKILKGKGIELDAGYSIKMPDNWTPIFDLSDTEKVRQQNEEAEHYIDEVLKHIRERSKGNLMQHKKPLAVKLLTDPFLNAERKTKNFYVEDNCIGCGLCAKRCPVQAIEIRDKKPVWVKERCALCLRCLHHCPKFAIQYGNGKTKQHGQYRNPHTKV, encoded by the coding sequence ATGATTCTTTATTTTTCAGCCACAGGCAATTGCAAGTATGTAGCAGAGAGAATTGCCGCAGCATTTGACGATACTGCCGTATCCATCGAGAAGGCGGATACTCATATTTCACTTTCTGAAAATGAGATGCTTGGATTTGTTACACCAGTCAACTGGTGGGAACTTCCGGTTCTTACACGAGAGTTTATGCAGAATTTAACGATAAATGATGCAAATGTGCCGTATTCTTATATCGTGACGACTTATGGAACAACACCGGGATGCACCTTTGCCGATGCAAAGAAGATTCTCAAAGGCAAAGGTATTGAACTGGATGCGGGGTACAGTATCAAGATGCCGGATAACTGGACTCCTATTTTCGACCTGAGTGACACGGAAAAGGTTAGACAGCAGAACGAAGAAGCAGAGCACTATATTGACGAAGTACTTAAACATATCCGTGAGAGAAGCAAGGGAAATCTGATGCAGCACAAAAAGCCTCTTGCAGTAAAGCTGTTGACCGATCCGTTTCTTAATGCTGAGCGAAAAACGAAAAACTTTTATGTTGAAGATAACTGTATTGGCTGTGGTCTTTGTGCAAAAAGGTGTCCTGTTCAAGCAATTGAAATCAGAGACAAAAAACCGGTATGGGTAAAGGAACGCTGTGCGCTTTGCCTGCGATGTCTGCATCACTGTCCGAAGTTTGCAATACAATACGGAAACGGGAAAACAAAACAGCACGGGCAATATCGTAACCCTCATACCAAGGTATAA